The following proteins come from a genomic window of Loxodonta africana isolate mLoxAfr1 chromosome 19, mLoxAfr1.hap2, whole genome shotgun sequence:
- the CRYBB3 gene encoding beta-crystallin B3 — MAEQHGTLEQAAAGKSHGGLGSSYKVTVYELENFQGKRCELSAACPNLTNCLLEKVGSIQVESGPWLAFERRAFRGEQFVLEKGDYPRWDAWSNSHHSDSLLSLRPLNIDGPDHKLHLFENPAFSGRKMEIVDDDVPSLWAHGFQDHVASIRAINGTWVGYEFPGYRGRQYVFEQREYRHWNEWDASQPQLQSVRRIRDQKWHKRGCFLSS, encoded by the exons ATGGCGGAGCAGCACGGAACGCTGGAGCAGGCTGCAGCTGGCAAGAGCCACGGAGGCCTTGGCAGTAGCTACAAG GTGACCGTGTACGAGCTGGAGAACTTCCAGGGCAAGCGGTGTGAGCTCTCAGCTGCGTGCCCCAACCTGACGAACTGCCTGCTGGAGAAAGTGGGCTCCATCCAGGTGGAGTCAGGACC GTGGCTGGCATTTGAACGCAGGGCCTTCCGCGGGGAACAGTTTGTCCTGGAGAAGGGAGATTACCCTCGCTGGGATGCCTGGTCTAACAGCCACCACAGTGACAGCCTCCTGTCCCTCCGACCTCTGAACATT GATGGTCCGGACCACAAGCTGCATCTGTTTGAGAACCCAGCTTTCAGTGGCCGCAAGATGGAGATAGTAGATGATGATGTACCCAGCCTCTGGGCTCATGGCTTCCAGGACCATGTGGCAAGCATCCGTGCCATCAATGGGAC GTGGGTCGGCTATGAGTTTCCTGGCTACCGTGGGCGCCAGTATGTGTTCGAGCAGAGAGAGTACAGGCACTGGAATGAGTGGGATGCCAGCCAACCACAGCTGCAGTCCGTGCGCCGCATCCGCGATCAGAAGTGGCACAAGCGGGGCTGCTTCCTTAGTAGCTGA
- the CRYBB2 gene encoding beta-crystallin B2 → MASDHQTQVGKQQPLNPKIIIFEQENFQGHSHELSGPCPNLKETGVEKAGSVLVQSGPWVGYEQANCKGEQFVFEKGEYPRWDSWTSSRRTDSLSSLRPVKVDSQEHKIILYENPNFTGKKMEVIDDDVPSFHAHGYQEKVSSVRVQSGTWVGYQYPGYRGLQYLLEKGDYKDSADFGAPHPQVQSVRRIRDMQWHQRGAFHPSN, encoded by the exons ATGGCCTCAGACCACCAGACTCAAGTGGGCAAGCAGCAGCCCCTCAACCCCAAG ATCATCATCTTTGAGCAGGAGAACTTCCAGGGCCACTCTCATGAGCTCAGTGGGCCCTGCCCCAACCTGAAGGAGACTGGTGTGGAGAAGGCAGGCTCTGTCCTGGTGCAGTCTGGACC CTGGGTGGGCTATGAACAAGCCAACTGCAAGGGTGAGCAGTTTGTGTTTGAGAAGGGTGAGTACCCTCGCTGGGACTCATGGACCAGCAGCCGCAGGACAGACTCCCTCAGCTCTCTGAGACCCGTCAAAGTG GACAGCCAAGAGCACAAGATCATCCTCTATGAGAACCCCAACTTCACAGGGAAGAAGATGGAGGTCATTGATGATGATGTGCCCAGCTTCCATGCCCATGGCTACCAGGAGAAGGTGTCGTCTGTGCGGGTGCAGAGTGGCAC GTGGGTTGGTTATCAGTACCCTGGCTACCGCGGGCTGCAGTACCTGCTGGAGAAGGGAGACTACAAGGACAGCGCTGACTTCggggccccccacccccaggtgcAGTCTGTGCGCCGCATCCGTGACATGCAATGGCACCAGCGAGGCGCCTTCCACCCTTCCAACTAG